The following are from one region of the Pseudomonas putida genome:
- a CDS encoding RidA family protein: MPTHTRIRMFNTKATYPNQTLDNDLCQAVRAGNTIYVRGQVGTDFEGNLVGLGDPRAQAEQAMKNVKQLLEEAGSDLSHIVKTTTYITDPRFREPVYKEVGKWLKGVFPISTGLVVAGLAQAEWLMEIDVIAVVPDQA; encoded by the coding sequence ATGCCTACCCATACCCGCATCCGCATGTTCAACACCAAGGCCACCTACCCCAACCAGACCCTGGACAACGACCTGTGCCAGGCGGTGCGCGCCGGCAACACCATCTACGTACGCGGCCAGGTCGGCACCGACTTCGAAGGCAACCTGGTGGGCCTGGGCGACCCACGGGCGCAGGCCGAGCAGGCGATGAAGAACGTCAAGCAACTGCTCGAAGAGGCCGGCTCGGACCTGTCACACATCGTCAAGACCACTACCTACATCACCGACCCGCGCTTCCGCGAGCCGGTGTACAAGGAAGTGGGCAAGTGGCTCAAAGGCGTGTTCCCGATCTCCACCGGCCTGGTGGTGGCCGGGCTGGCCCAGGCCGAGTGGCTGATGGAAATCGACGTGATCGCAGTGGTGCCTGACCAAGCCTAG
- a CDS encoding NAD(P)/FAD-dependent oxidoreductase: MTLNNLEIDTLVVGAGQAGVAMSEHLSKLGVPHLVLERKRIAEAWRSGRWDSLVANGPVWHDRFPGLEFNLDADAFAGKDQVADYFEQYVRKYNLPVRTGIEVKKVLRNSDRPGFTIETNEGVIRANRVVAATGPFQKPVIPAIAPKDSNLHQIHSAAYYNPGQLPDGAVLVVGAGSSGVQIAEELMRAGRKVYLSVGAHDRPPRAYRNRDFCWWLGVLGEWDAEIAKPGREHVTIAVSGARGGHTVDFRALAHQGMTLVGLTQSFDNGVARFQDNLVENINRGDENYLALLDAADAYIERNGLDLPEEPEARKRLADPECMRNPLQQLDLAKAGVTSIIWATGYGVDFSWLQVDTFDANGKPQHQRGVAREPGLYFLGLPWLSRRGSSFIWGVWHDAKHVAGHIATQRTYTAYRDREQRAADEQQQPKTRNVSTLGAH; the protein is encoded by the coding sequence ATGACACTGAACAACCTCGAAATCGACACCCTCGTCGTCGGCGCCGGCCAGGCCGGCGTGGCCATGAGCGAACACCTGAGCAAACTTGGCGTACCGCACCTGGTGCTCGAGCGCAAGCGTATCGCCGAGGCCTGGCGCAGCGGCCGCTGGGACTCTCTGGTGGCCAACGGCCCGGTCTGGCACGACCGCTTCCCGGGGCTGGAATTCAACCTCGACGCCGATGCCTTCGCCGGCAAGGACCAGGTGGCCGACTACTTCGAGCAGTACGTACGCAAGTACAACCTGCCCGTACGCACCGGCATCGAAGTGAAGAAAGTGCTGCGCAACAGCGACCGCCCCGGTTTTACCATCGAAACCAATGAAGGCGTGATTCGCGCCAACCGCGTGGTCGCCGCCACCGGCCCGTTCCAGAAACCGGTGATCCCGGCCATCGCGCCGAAAGACAGCAACCTGCACCAGATCCACTCCGCCGCCTATTACAACCCCGGGCAGCTGCCCGACGGCGCGGTGCTGGTGGTCGGCGCCGGTTCCTCCGGCGTGCAGATCGCCGAAGAACTGATGCGTGCCGGGCGCAAGGTGTATCTCTCGGTCGGTGCCCACGATCGCCCGCCACGCGCTTACCGCAACCGCGACTTCTGCTGGTGGCTGGGCGTGCTGGGTGAGTGGGACGCGGAAATCGCCAAGCCTGGCCGCGAGCACGTGACCATTGCCGTCAGTGGCGCCCGTGGCGGCCACACCGTGGACTTCCGCGCCCTTGCCCACCAGGGCATGACCCTGGTCGGCCTGACCCAGTCGTTCGATAACGGCGTGGCGCGCTTCCAGGACAACCTGGTCGAGAACATCAACCGCGGCGACGAAAACTACCTGGCCCTGCTGGATGCCGCCGATGCCTACATCGAACGCAACGGCCTGGACCTGCCGGAAGAGCCCGAAGCCCGCAAACGCCTGGCCGACCCGGAGTGCATGCGCAACCCGCTGCAGCAGCTGGACCTGGCCAAGGCCGGCGTCACCAGCATCATCTGGGCTACCGGTTACGGTGTCGACTTCAGCTGGCTGCAGGTAGACACCTTCGACGCCAACGGCAAGCCCCAGCACCAACGCGGCGTGGCCCGCGAGCCAGGCTTGTACTTCCTTGGCCTGCCGTGGCTGTCGCGCCGTGGCTCGTCGTTCATCTGGGGCGTGTGGCACGACGCCAAGCACGTCGCCGGGCACATCGCCACGCAACGCACCTATACCGCCTACCGCGACCGCGAACAACGCGCAGCGGATGAGCAGCAGCAACCCAAGACCCGCAACGTCAGCACCCTCGGAGCCCACTGA
- a CDS encoding DUF1028 domain-containing protein: protein MTFSIIGRCQETGQVGIAISSSSIAVGARCPWVRAGVGAVATQNITLPALGPQILDALEQGQLPPAAALDRVLSANGWSEYRQVTVIDSHGQVALFTGKEALGTHCALAGEQCAAAGNLLASTQVIEAMVQAFEQAGGHLAERLLAAMHAAMAAGGEAGPVHSAALKIAGELTWPLVDLRVDWAEADPIAVLDGLWQAYRPQMQDYVTRALNPTAAPSYGVPGDE from the coding sequence ATGACTTTTTCCATCATCGGTCGTTGCCAGGAAACCGGCCAGGTCGGTATCGCCATCAGCTCTTCGAGCATCGCCGTGGGCGCCCGCTGTCCGTGGGTACGAGCCGGTGTGGGTGCTGTTGCTACCCAGAACATCACCTTGCCGGCGCTGGGCCCGCAGATTCTCGATGCCCTGGAACAGGGCCAGTTGCCGCCTGCCGCTGCGCTGGACCGGGTGCTGAGCGCCAATGGCTGGAGCGAGTACCGCCAGGTCACGGTGATCGACAGCCATGGCCAGGTGGCACTGTTCACCGGCAAGGAAGCCCTGGGCACGCACTGTGCCCTCGCCGGTGAGCAATGCGCGGCGGCAGGTAACCTGCTGGCCTCGACCCAGGTGATCGAAGCGATGGTGCAGGCCTTTGAACAAGCCGGCGGGCATCTTGCCGAGCGCCTGTTGGCCGCCATGCACGCGGCGATGGCCGCAGGCGGCGAGGCCGGGCCGGTGCACTCGGCGGCCTTGAAGATCGCCGGCGAGCTGACCTGGCCGCTGGTGGACCTGCGCGTGGACTGGGCCGAGGCGGACCCGATCGCGGTACTCGATGGCCTGTGGCAGGCGTATCGGCCGCAGATGCAGGATTACGTTACCCGCGCCCTCAACCCGACTGCCGCGCCAAGCTACGGGGTGCCGGGTGATGAGTGA